One Lutzomyia longipalpis isolate SR_M1_2022 chromosome 4, ASM2433408v1 DNA segment encodes these proteins:
- the LOC129794952 gene encoding uncharacterized protein LOC129794952 — MRFFVATLSIVVVVAALTYGSPAGPVATATNTAGAVAQTGTGILGGILGGLGNTVTGLVSTLAATLTQALTSLGNAVSVVVTAVGTILLTVVGLAGELVTIVLNGVGQIISVVTNIVGQVSSALQSTLQTVINTLVSLGTQIPAALTNLANGIVDGVNSVVGQVTGATSG; from the exons atgcgTTTCTTCGTCGCCACCCTCTCCATCGTCGTCGTTGTTGCGGCTCTCACCTATG GATCCCCAGCTGGTCCAGTTGCAACCGCCACCAATACTGCCGGAGCTGTCGCCCAAACCGGCACTGGCATTCTTGGAGGAATCCTCGGAGGTCTTGGGAATACCGTAACTGGCCTGGTTAGCACCTTGGCTGCAACTCTGACCCAAGCTCTGACCAGCCTCGGAAATGCCGTCTCAGTCGTCGTTACGGCCGTTGGAACCATTCTTCTGACCGTTGTTGGTCTTGCTGGCGAGCTCGTCACCATCGTCCTCAATGGTGTTGGTCAGATTATCAGTGTTGTTACCAACATCGTTGGACAGGTGTCTTCTGCCCTGCAGAGCACCCTCCAGACTGTGATCAACACTCTGGTCAGCCTGGGCACTCAAATCCCCGCTGCGCTCACCAATCTCGCCAATGGAATCGTCGATGGAGTGAACAGCGTTGTTGGCCAAGTTACTGGAGCCACCTCAGGCTAA
- the LOC129794955 gene encoding uncharacterized protein LOC129794955 codes for MRFFVATLSIVVVVAALTYGSPADPVATATNTAGAVTQTGTGILGGILGGLGNTVTGLVSTLAATLTQALTSLGNAVSVVVTAVGTILLTVVGLAGELVTIVLNGVGQIISVVTNIVGQVSSALQSTLQTVINTLVSLGTQIPAALNNLANGIVDGVNSVVGQVTGAASG; via the exons atgcgTTTCTTCGTCGCCACCCTCTCCATCGTCGTCGTTGTTGCGGCTCTCACTTATG GATCTCCAGCTGATCCAGTTGCGACCGCCACCAATACTGCCGGAGCTGTCACCCAAACCGGCACTGGCATCCTTGGAGGAATCCTCGGAGGTCTTGGGAATACCGTAACTGGCCTGGTTAGCACCTTGGCTGCAACTCTGACCCAAGCTCTGACCAGCCTCGGAAATGCCGTCTCAGTCGTCGTTACGGCCGTTGGAACCATTCTTCTGACCGTTGTTGGTCTTGCTGGCGAACTCGTCACCATCGTCCTCAATGGTGTTGGTCAGATCATCAGTGTTGTTACAAACATCGTTGGACAGGTGTCTTCTGCCCTGCAGAGCACCCTCCAGACTGTGATCAACACTCTGGTCAGCCTGGGCACTCAAATCCCCGCTGCGCTCAACAATCTCGCCAATGGAATCGTCGATGGAGTGAACAGCGTTGTTGGCCAAGTTACTGGAGCCGCCTCAGGCTAG
- the LOC129794956 gene encoding transmembrane protein 185B — protein sequence MNLQSLIKDFNPSKFIVHSSLFLFTILFCLRIDGFIDWPYWAIFSPLWFWKAVATLGATVGAIVWCRYPHYRVEGDSYAHFKAMLISLSLHLMLLMFELLSCDQLSSGNHLWVLVFIPLIFGSVASVGACVWAVKHDRSFELELFLAVNTLQFVFLPLKLDDFVGWRWEIVFIPFWIVLCLSLIGVLYNIIFCGILLRTPEVSAEQKRSAVNSAIGNTLCVVCILAFQVLIADKLDGDLEWPLIAVAGPLLMALFILILLSFSAKGGNKWWFGIRKNFSQFILSSLPCLQEYGNIAYHMDSGQNVPLDTTNSVQVDHLYGKKAQKIQNKNDHHKPVVPIINIDIPD from the exons ATGAATCTTCAGTCACTCATAAAGGATTTCAATCCAAG CAAGTTCATCGTCCACAGTAGTTTATTTCTCTTCACGATCCTCTTCTGTTTGCGAATCGATGGATTTATTG ACTGGCCCTATTGGGCAATCTTCAGTCCACTTTGGTTCTGGAAGGCAGTTGCAACACTCGGAGCCACTGTTGGGGCTATTGTGTGGTGCAGGTATCCGCACTATCGTGTCGAAGGTGATTCCTATGCCCACTTCAAAGCAATGCTGATCTCATTGTCGCTGCATCTGATGCTTTTGATGTTTGAACTTTTGTCTTGCGATCAACTGAGCTCTGGGAATCACCTGTGGGTACTTGTCTTCATTCCCCTCATCTTCGGCAGCGTAGCAAGTGTTGGAGCCTGCGTTTGGGCTGTGAAGCACGACAGATCCTTCGAa TTGGAGCTCTTTTTGGCTGTTAATACGCTCCAATTTGTGTTTCTGCCACTTAAATTGGACGACTTCGTGGGATGGCGATGGGAGATTGTCTTCATTCCATTTTGGATTGTCCTCTGTTTGAGTCTCATTGGTGTCCTGTACAATATTATATTCTGCGGTATCCTCCTGAGGACACCCGAAGTGTCGGCTGAACAGAAACGTTCAGCTGTCAATTCCGCCATTGGGAATACATTGTGCGTTGTATGTATCCTGGCATTCCAGGTGTTAATTGCCGATAAACTCGATGGTGATCTCGAATGGCCACTAATTGCTGTGGCTGGTCCCCTTCTCATGGCTCTCTTCATACTCATCCTCCTGAGTTTTAGTGCAAAAGGCGGGAATAAGTGGTGGTTTGGCATTCGCAAAAACTTCAGTCAGTTCATCCTAAGCTCCTTGCCATGCTTACAGGAGTACGGGAACATCGCGTATCACATGGACAGTGGGCAGAACGTTCCTCTGGACACGACAAATAGCGTTCAAGTGGACCATTTGTACGGGAAGAAGGCGCAGaagattcaaaataagaaCGATCACCACAAACCCGTTGTACCCATCATCAATATCGATATTCCCGATTAA